Proteins co-encoded in one Pieris napi chromosome 10, ilPieNapi1.2, whole genome shotgun sequence genomic window:
- the LOC125053286 gene encoding RNA binding protein fox-1 homolog 1-like isoform X2: MYYPVSNGNVLDTGTQTLLHMVGSGMAAPFPAAAAAAAAAAQFAANGDLAGVKADAATQPSIVKSEGPPPAPLPPGNFSPPPQQTHVTQNSTENHNTSTQSESESSDEKPVSVAAVVAQQAAVAVAQQAAAAHAAAAAVSAAVAANATTTTSSTEKTLVPVSQASQPKRLHVSNIPFRFRDPDLRNMFGQYGTILDVEIIFNERGSKGFGFVTFANSGDAERARERLHGTVVEGRKIEVNNATARVQTKKPPAVPNVCVQWPEAQSALRGAVVMRGSPRPTAHAQSFQPMLPRAASAYASPLHAYAHVYYDPFLAAAATADSNYRLQAAAAAAAAAPLLKSPLTSAQHAAAAAAAANYGAAARAAAAAAVSAAPAQAALTPLAATYGREYADPYLGHSIGPVTGYGTALYRSGYNRFAPY, encoded by the exons gTGAGTAACGGCAATGTACTCGATACAGGAACACAGACCTTactg CACATGGTGGGATCGGGCATGGCGGCCCCGTTCCCTGCGGCGGCGGCGGCTGCGGCAGCAGCAGCACAGTTTGCGGCCAATGGGGATCTGGCTGGTGTAAAAGCGGATGCAGCTACACAGCCCTCCATAGTCAAAAGCGAGGGTCCGCCTCCAGCACCACTCCCACCAGGCAACTTTTCACCACCCCCTCAGCAAACACATGTCACCCAGAACTCAACAGAAAATCACAACACCAGTACA CAAAGCGAAAGTGAGTCGTCCGATGAAAAGCCAGTCAGTGTAGCAGCGGTCGTAGCACAGCAAGCAGCGGTGGCAGTAGCACAACAAGCGGCAGCAGCGCACGCGGCAGCAGCGGCTGTCAGCGCCGCGGTCGCTGCAAACGCCACTACAACCACTTCTTCCACCGAGAAGACGTTAGTCCCCGTCTCACAAGCGTCACAACCGAAGCGTCTCCACGTGTCCAACATCCCGTTCCGATTCAGAGATCCGGACCTCAGAAACATGTTTGGG CAATATGGCACAATACTTGATGTAGAAATAATCTTCAACGAACGCGGCTCGAAG GGATTCGGTTTTGTAACATTCGCAAATAGTGGTGATGCGGAGCGAGCACGAGAGCGTCTACACGGCACCGTGGTTGAGGGCAGAAAGATAGAG GTTAATAATGCCACCGCCCGAGTGCAGACAAAGAAACCTCCAGCAGTGCCAAACG TGTGTGTCCAGTGGCCGGAAG CCCAGTCGGCGTTGCGCGGCGCGGTCGTCATGAGAGGTTCCCCTCGCCCGACAGCGCACGCGCAATCCTTCCAACCCATGCTGCCCCGCGCCGCTAGCGCCTACGCCTCGCCGTTGCACGCATATGCACA CGTGTATTATGACCCGTTCTTAGCTGCAGCAGCGACCGCGGACTCGAACTACAGATTACAG GCGGCTGCGGCAGCCGCAGCAGCAGCTCCATTGCTAAAGTCGCCATTAACGAGTGCTCAGCACGCTGCAGCAGCAGCAGCGGCCGCTAACTATGGCGCAGCAGCTCGGGCTGCGGCCGCCGCCGCTGTTAGTGCAGCGCCCGCACAAGCGGCACTCACTCCTCTAGCCGCCAC ATATGGAAGGGAGTACGCAGACCCATATTTAGGGCATAGCATCGGGCCAGTTACAGGATATGgg ACTGCATTGTACAGAAGCGGGTACAACAGATTCGCGCCATACTAA
- the LOC125053286 gene encoding RNA binding protein fox-1 homolog 3 isoform X4, producing MYYPVSNGNVLDTGTQTLLHMVGSGMAAPFPAAAAAAAAAAQFAANGDLAGVKADAATQPSIVKSEGPPPAPLPPGNFSPPPQQTHVTQNSTENHNTSTQSESESSDEKPVSVAAVVAQQAAVAVAQQAAAAHAAAAAVSAAVAANATTTTSSTEKTLVPVSQASQPKRLHVSNIPFRFRDPDLRNMFGQYGTILDVEIIFNERGSKGFGFVTFANSGDAERARERLHGTVVEGRKIEVNNATARVQTKKPPAVPNVCVQWPEGLRVSGVTWPWLGAAPAATPAPPLVLAPRAAQRRSVYYDPFLAAAATADSNYRLQAAAAAAAAAPLLKSPLTSAQHAAAAAAAANYGAAARAAAAAAVSAAPAQAALTPLAATYGREYADPYLGHSIGPVTGYGTALYRSGYNRFAPY from the exons gTGAGTAACGGCAATGTACTCGATACAGGAACACAGACCTTactg CACATGGTGGGATCGGGCATGGCGGCCCCGTTCCCTGCGGCGGCGGCGGCTGCGGCAGCAGCAGCACAGTTTGCGGCCAATGGGGATCTGGCTGGTGTAAAAGCGGATGCAGCTACACAGCCCTCCATAGTCAAAAGCGAGGGTCCGCCTCCAGCACCACTCCCACCAGGCAACTTTTCACCACCCCCTCAGCAAACACATGTCACCCAGAACTCAACAGAAAATCACAACACCAGTACA CAAAGCGAAAGTGAGTCGTCCGATGAAAAGCCAGTCAGTGTAGCAGCGGTCGTAGCACAGCAAGCAGCGGTGGCAGTAGCACAACAAGCGGCAGCAGCGCACGCGGCAGCAGCGGCTGTCAGCGCCGCGGTCGCTGCAAACGCCACTACAACCACTTCTTCCACCGAGAAGACGTTAGTCCCCGTCTCACAAGCGTCACAACCGAAGCGTCTCCACGTGTCCAACATCCCGTTCCGATTCAGAGATCCGGACCTCAGAAACATGTTTGGG CAATATGGCACAATACTTGATGTAGAAATAATCTTCAACGAACGCGGCTCGAAG GGATTCGGTTTTGTAACATTCGCAAATAGTGGTGATGCGGAGCGAGCACGAGAGCGTCTACACGGCACCGTGGTTGAGGGCAGAAAGATAGAG GTTAATAATGCCACCGCCCGAGTGCAGACAAAGAAACCTCCAGCAGTGCCAAACG TGTGTGTCCAGTGGCCGGAAG GGCTGCGGGTTTCCGGCGTGACTTGGCCGTGGCTGGGCGCGGCGCCGGCCGCAACGCCCGCGCCGCCGCTCGTGCTGGCCCCGCGCGCCGCTCAGCGACGCAG CGTGTATTATGACCCGTTCTTAGCTGCAGCAGCGACCGCGGACTCGAACTACAGATTACAG GCGGCTGCGGCAGCCGCAGCAGCAGCTCCATTGCTAAAGTCGCCATTAACGAGTGCTCAGCACGCTGCAGCAGCAGCAGCGGCCGCTAACTATGGCGCAGCAGCTCGGGCTGCGGCCGCCGCCGCTGTTAGTGCAGCGCCCGCACAAGCGGCACTCACTCCTCTAGCCGCCAC ATATGGAAGGGAGTACGCAGACCCATATTTAGGGCATAGCATCGGGCCAGTTACAGGATATGgg ACTGCATTGTACAGAAGCGGGTACAACAGATTCGCGCCATACTAA
- the LOC125053286 gene encoding RNA binding protein fox-1 homolog 1-like isoform X1, with protein MYYPVSNGNVLDTGTQTLLHMVGSGMAAPFPAAAAAAAAAAQFAANGDLAGVKADAATQPSIVKSEGPPPAPLPPGNFSPPPQQTHVTQNSTENHNTSTQSESESSDEKPVSVAAVVAQQAAVAVAQQAAAAHAAAAAVSAAVAANATTTTSSTEKTLVPVSQASQPKRLHVSNIPFRFRDPDLRNMFGQYGTILDVEIIFNERGSKGFGFVTFANSGDAERARERLHGTVVEGRKIEVNNATARVQTKKPPAVPNVCVQWPEAQSALRGAVVMRGSPRPTAHAQSFQPMLPRAASAYASPLHAYAHVYYDPFLAAAATADSNYRLQAVKPAAEAAAAAAAAAPLLKSPLTSAQHAAAAAAAANYGAAARAAAAAAVSAAPAQAALTPLAATYGREYADPYLGHSIGPVTGYGTALYRSGYNRFAPY; from the exons gTGAGTAACGGCAATGTACTCGATACAGGAACACAGACCTTactg CACATGGTGGGATCGGGCATGGCGGCCCCGTTCCCTGCGGCGGCGGCGGCTGCGGCAGCAGCAGCACAGTTTGCGGCCAATGGGGATCTGGCTGGTGTAAAAGCGGATGCAGCTACACAGCCCTCCATAGTCAAAAGCGAGGGTCCGCCTCCAGCACCACTCCCACCAGGCAACTTTTCACCACCCCCTCAGCAAACACATGTCACCCAGAACTCAACAGAAAATCACAACACCAGTACA CAAAGCGAAAGTGAGTCGTCCGATGAAAAGCCAGTCAGTGTAGCAGCGGTCGTAGCACAGCAAGCAGCGGTGGCAGTAGCACAACAAGCGGCAGCAGCGCACGCGGCAGCAGCGGCTGTCAGCGCCGCGGTCGCTGCAAACGCCACTACAACCACTTCTTCCACCGAGAAGACGTTAGTCCCCGTCTCACAAGCGTCACAACCGAAGCGTCTCCACGTGTCCAACATCCCGTTCCGATTCAGAGATCCGGACCTCAGAAACATGTTTGGG CAATATGGCACAATACTTGATGTAGAAATAATCTTCAACGAACGCGGCTCGAAG GGATTCGGTTTTGTAACATTCGCAAATAGTGGTGATGCGGAGCGAGCACGAGAGCGTCTACACGGCACCGTGGTTGAGGGCAGAAAGATAGAG GTTAATAATGCCACCGCCCGAGTGCAGACAAAGAAACCTCCAGCAGTGCCAAACG TGTGTGTCCAGTGGCCGGAAG CCCAGTCGGCGTTGCGCGGCGCGGTCGTCATGAGAGGTTCCCCTCGCCCGACAGCGCACGCGCAATCCTTCCAACCCATGCTGCCCCGCGCCGCTAGCGCCTACGCCTCGCCGTTGCACGCATATGCACA CGTGTATTATGACCCGTTCTTAGCTGCAGCAGCGACCGCGGACTCGAACTACAGATTACAG GCGGTGAAACCCGCAGCTGAG GCGGCTGCGGCAGCCGCAGCAGCAGCTCCATTGCTAAAGTCGCCATTAACGAGTGCTCAGCACGCTGCAGCAGCAGCAGCGGCCGCTAACTATGGCGCAGCAGCTCGGGCTGCGGCCGCCGCCGCTGTTAGTGCAGCGCCCGCACAAGCGGCACTCACTCCTCTAGCCGCCAC ATATGGAAGGGAGTACGCAGACCCATATTTAGGGCATAGCATCGGGCCAGTTACAGGATATGgg ACTGCATTGTACAGAAGCGGGTACAACAGATTCGCGCCATACTAA
- the LOC125053286 gene encoding RNA binding protein fox-1 homolog 3 isoform X3, whose product MYYPVSNGNVLDTGTQTLLHMVGSGMAAPFPAAAAAAAAAAQFAANGDLAGVKADAATQPSIVKSEGPPPAPLPPGNFSPPPQQTHVTQNSTENHNTSTQSESESSDEKPVSVAAVVAQQAAVAVAQQAAAAHAAAAAVSAAVAANATTTTSSTEKTLVPVSQASQPKRLHVSNIPFRFRDPDLRNMFGQYGTILDVEIIFNERGSKGFGFVTFANSGDAERARERLHGTVVEGRKIEVNNATARVQTKKPPAVPNVCVQWPEGLRVSGVTWPWLGAAPAATPAPPLVLAPRAAQRRSVYYDPFLAAAATADSNYRLQAVKPAAEAAAAAAAAAPLLKSPLTSAQHAAAAAAAANYGAAARAAAAAAVSAAPAQAALTPLAATYGREYADPYLGHSIGPVTGYGTALYRSGYNRFAPY is encoded by the exons gTGAGTAACGGCAATGTACTCGATACAGGAACACAGACCTTactg CACATGGTGGGATCGGGCATGGCGGCCCCGTTCCCTGCGGCGGCGGCGGCTGCGGCAGCAGCAGCACAGTTTGCGGCCAATGGGGATCTGGCTGGTGTAAAAGCGGATGCAGCTACACAGCCCTCCATAGTCAAAAGCGAGGGTCCGCCTCCAGCACCACTCCCACCAGGCAACTTTTCACCACCCCCTCAGCAAACACATGTCACCCAGAACTCAACAGAAAATCACAACACCAGTACA CAAAGCGAAAGTGAGTCGTCCGATGAAAAGCCAGTCAGTGTAGCAGCGGTCGTAGCACAGCAAGCAGCGGTGGCAGTAGCACAACAAGCGGCAGCAGCGCACGCGGCAGCAGCGGCTGTCAGCGCCGCGGTCGCTGCAAACGCCACTACAACCACTTCTTCCACCGAGAAGACGTTAGTCCCCGTCTCACAAGCGTCACAACCGAAGCGTCTCCACGTGTCCAACATCCCGTTCCGATTCAGAGATCCGGACCTCAGAAACATGTTTGGG CAATATGGCACAATACTTGATGTAGAAATAATCTTCAACGAACGCGGCTCGAAG GGATTCGGTTTTGTAACATTCGCAAATAGTGGTGATGCGGAGCGAGCACGAGAGCGTCTACACGGCACCGTGGTTGAGGGCAGAAAGATAGAG GTTAATAATGCCACCGCCCGAGTGCAGACAAAGAAACCTCCAGCAGTGCCAAACG TGTGTGTCCAGTGGCCGGAAG GGCTGCGGGTTTCCGGCGTGACTTGGCCGTGGCTGGGCGCGGCGCCGGCCGCAACGCCCGCGCCGCCGCTCGTGCTGGCCCCGCGCGCCGCTCAGCGACGCAG CGTGTATTATGACCCGTTCTTAGCTGCAGCAGCGACCGCGGACTCGAACTACAGATTACAG GCGGTGAAACCCGCAGCTGAG GCGGCTGCGGCAGCCGCAGCAGCAGCTCCATTGCTAAAGTCGCCATTAACGAGTGCTCAGCACGCTGCAGCAGCAGCAGCGGCCGCTAACTATGGCGCAGCAGCTCGGGCTGCGGCCGCCGCCGCTGTTAGTGCAGCGCCCGCACAAGCGGCACTCACTCCTCTAGCCGCCAC ATATGGAAGGGAGTACGCAGACCCATATTTAGGGCATAGCATCGGGCCAGTTACAGGATATGgg ACTGCATTGTACAGAAGCGGGTACAACAGATTCGCGCCATACTAA